In a genomic window of Pseudomonas mohnii:
- a CDS encoding methyl-accepting chemotaxis protein has product MKFKSLQTRICFTAGICLFVSSASLVVYGVFNSRANEQYVSTEVTTLVEKSTIREIQNLAESRANAIQTKLQNALDAARTMATAFAASKTSQSPLAIGREQVNAVLLSVLKDNPEFNGTYSCWEPEALDGQDMAFRNTPDGSNPLTGRFTPYWTRSADGHVAVQPLVEYDSPDRHPNGVLKGGWYSGPRSTLKESVLDPIPYVVQGKNVWLTTLSVPIVANGKFYGVVGADFDISFIQKLSEQMSADLYGGKGSVTIMSNQGLVVADSDHVDLIGQPIKALLPETWDKILSDIQGGRGNSLLNPQTQNIEVLMPIQLGRTGKPWAVLIRLPKAVVMSQAITLERELQARSVSNSIWQVSVGLVISLLALVGLWFAAAKIVGPIREAAALAANISLGDFSRRLVQQSEDEVGQLSYALNDMSESLQRQVRVAERISEGDLDLEVRLSSPHDTLGKSLEKMVSNLNNLISEVQVSATQITGSSEQVTDLSQSLSDGASNSASSITEISAVMTQMAAQTSDNAANAKKADEQSQASRSDAGESDKLMSELIAAMAEIDNSGKDITAIITTIDNIAAQTNLLALNAAIEAARAGELGRGFAVVADEVRSLAARSAEAAQQTAALIADSSTKTKRGMIIAGRTAESLKSIVSGTSAVSSLVSLIYQASSEQASGLQQASLGLEQIDEVTQQNQSNSQECAVAAKDLSARASLMQRELGRFRVKKV; this is encoded by the coding sequence ATGAAGTTCAAGTCTTTGCAGACGCGTATTTGTTTCACTGCAGGTATATGCTTATTTGTTTCCTCGGCCAGCCTGGTCGTTTACGGGGTATTCAACTCTCGAGCAAATGAGCAGTATGTCTCGACGGAAGTCACGACGCTTGTTGAGAAATCAACGATCCGTGAGATTCAAAACCTGGCTGAGTCTCGAGCGAACGCCATTCAAACAAAACTGCAGAATGCCCTTGATGCCGCTCGCACAATGGCCACTGCGTTTGCAGCCAGCAAGACCTCTCAAAGCCCCTTAGCAATAGGCCGGGAACAGGTTAACGCGGTATTGCTCAGCGTTCTAAAGGACAACCCCGAGTTCAATGGCACCTATTCATGCTGGGAGCCCGAGGCGTTAGATGGACAAGATATGGCGTTCCGTAACACTCCCGATGGTAGCAACCCTTTAACTGGACGTTTCACGCCTTATTGGACACGTAGCGCTGATGGCCATGTCGCAGTACAGCCGCTCGTGGAGTATGACTCTCCGGATCGTCACCCCAACGGGGTGCTTAAAGGTGGCTGGTACAGCGGCCCGCGTTCAACATTGAAAGAAAGCGTACTAGATCCTATCCCGTATGTTGTGCAAGGAAAAAATGTCTGGCTGACGACTTTGTCAGTTCCGATCGTTGCTAATGGCAAATTTTACGGAGTGGTAGGCGCTGATTTCGATATCTCCTTCATTCAGAAACTCAGCGAGCAAATGTCTGCGGATCTGTATGGTGGCAAGGGCTCGGTAACCATCATGAGTAACCAGGGACTGGTAGTGGCTGACAGTGATCACGTCGACCTGATCGGTCAGCCCATCAAAGCCTTGCTACCCGAAACCTGGGACAAAATACTCAGTGATATACAGGGTGGACGCGGCAATAGCCTACTCAATCCCCAAACGCAAAACATTGAAGTGCTCATGCCGATTCAGCTTGGGCGTACCGGAAAACCTTGGGCTGTGTTGATTCGACTGCCCAAGGCGGTAGTCATGAGCCAAGCAATCACTCTAGAGCGAGAATTGCAGGCGCGCAGCGTCAGCAACAGCATCTGGCAAGTGTCAGTGGGGCTGGTCATTTCACTGTTGGCACTGGTAGGCCTATGGTTTGCAGCGGCAAAAATCGTCGGGCCGATTCGTGAGGCAGCAGCGCTGGCAGCAAACATCAGTTTAGGGGACTTCTCCCGCCGGTTAGTACAGCAATCAGAAGATGAAGTCGGACAGCTGTCGTATGCACTAAACGACATGTCAGAAAGCCTGCAACGGCAGGTAAGGGTAGCCGAACGCATTTCTGAAGGTGATCTGGACCTGGAGGTACGGCTGTCTTCGCCCCACGACACACTCGGCAAGTCACTCGAGAAGATGGTCAGCAACCTTAACAATCTGATTTCCGAGGTGCAGGTCAGCGCCACCCAGATCACGGGCAGTTCGGAGCAGGTAACGGATTTGAGTCAATCGCTATCAGACGGAGCATCGAACTCCGCCTCATCTATCACTGAAATTAGTGCCGTCATGACTCAGATGGCCGCGCAGACTTCCGATAATGCTGCCAATGCAAAAAAAGCTGATGAGCAATCACAAGCTTCAAGATCTGACGCAGGAGAAAGCGACAAGCTGATGAGCGAGCTTATTGCTGCCATGGCGGAAATCGACAATTCGGGAAAAGACATTACAGCGATTATTACCACCATCGATAACATCGCCGCACAAACCAACCTATTAGCCCTCAACGCAGCGATTGAGGCGGCTAGAGCTGGCGAACTGGGGCGTGGTTTTGCAGTGGTGGCTGACGAAGTCCGCAGTCTGGCAGCGAGGAGCGCCGAGGCAGCTCAACAGACAGCGGCACTGATCGCCGACTCATCCACCAAGACAAAGCGCGGCATGATCATCGCGGGCCGAACCGCAGAATCACTCAAAAGTATCGTCAGCGGAACCAGTGCCGTATCCAGCCTGGTTTCTCTCATTTACCAAGCCTCTAGCGAACAAGCCTCGGGCTTGCAGCAGGCCAGTTTGGGCCTCGAGCAGATCGACGAAGTGACGCAGCAAAACCAGTCAAACTCGCAAGAGTGTGCAGTGGCTGCAAAAGACCTTTCTGCCCGGGCATCGTTGATGCAACGTGAATTAGGTCGTTTTAGAGTAAAAAAGGTCTAG
- a CDS encoding acyltransferase family protein, whose product MKLNYALLRDNNNADLLRLVAACAVIWGHAYALVPGAVTTEPIGRLLGFDYSGSLAVEFFFFLSGILVTNSWINNSSPLDFILARFFRVFPAILVSAAACVLLLGPMLTTLPLNSYFADSAIFSEIFRHPYIQYSLPGVFENSNFPLTNGSIWTIRYELIMYAMLLAAGLCGVFRHRLFATVVLIAILVTSMFFPEDIQLIGLMNIDIGGRLPAFFAFGALLALYKDQASINIRVVSGLILFAWIFRHGSAFQFVFYPAFLMTALWLMTTGPIKALRLPGDFSYGVYVFGWPVQKVIAAVFPNFSIHANQAVTIAVSLALASISWFVIEKPCIRFGRQLGRYFATYSSSREANSEATLATERRPSE is encoded by the coding sequence ATGAAACTGAATTACGCTCTGCTCAGGGACAATAACAATGCGGATTTGCTGCGCCTCGTCGCTGCATGTGCGGTCATCTGGGGGCATGCTTACGCTCTTGTTCCAGGGGCCGTGACGACAGAGCCTATCGGGCGTTTGCTTGGATTTGACTATTCCGGATCGCTGGCCGTTGAATTCTTCTTTTTCTTAAGCGGTATTCTTGTAACGAATAGCTGGATAAACAATAGTTCACCGCTTGATTTTATACTGGCACGGTTTTTTCGGGTGTTCCCAGCCATCCTGGTTAGTGCAGCCGCTTGCGTCTTACTGCTTGGACCGATGCTCACCACACTGCCGTTGAATAGTTATTTTGCTGACAGTGCCATTTTTTCAGAAATATTTCGGCACCCCTATATCCAATACTCATTGCCTGGTGTATTTGAAAATAGCAACTTCCCGCTGACCAACGGATCAATTTGGACAATCCGATATGAGCTTATTATGTACGCCATGTTGCTGGCAGCAGGGCTCTGTGGGGTATTCCGTCATAGGCTCTTCGCGACGGTGGTTCTCATCGCAATTCTTGTCACTTCAATGTTTTTCCCGGAAGACATTCAACTGATTGGTCTGATGAACATAGACATTGGTGGGCGCCTCCCGGCCTTTTTTGCTTTTGGTGCTCTCCTTGCGCTTTATAAGGACCAAGCAAGTATCAATATCCGTGTGGTTTCCGGCTTAATCCTCTTTGCTTGGATATTTCGGCATGGATCGGCGTTCCAGTTTGTGTTTTATCCGGCATTTTTGATGACTGCGCTTTGGCTGATGACCACCGGCCCAATCAAGGCATTGCGGCTTCCAGGCGACTTTTCGTATGGAGTGTATGTCTTCGGATGGCCAGTACAAAAGGTTATAGCTGCCGTTTTCCCGAATTTCAGCATTCATGCAAATCAGGCTGTTACGATCGCCGTTTCTCTTGCGTTGGCCAGTATTTCCTGGTTCGTAATTGAAAAACCCTGTATCCGATTTGGACGCCAGTTAGGTCGGTATTTTGCAACGTATAGCAGCAGTCGCGAAGCCAATTCAGAGGCGACGCTAGCGACTGAACGCAGGCCCAGCGAATAA
- a CDS encoding creatininase family protein, translated as MLLHLSTWAEIGEFLQRSRTIIVPIGSNEQHGPTGLLGTDWMCPEIIAHEAQKSADILIAPTFNIGMAQHHLGFPGTISLRPSTFIAAIGDWVRSLSAHGFEKILFLNGHGGNVASIEAAFSELYAEASFARRPAGFALKLCNWWDLEGVGELAREQFPTGHGVHATPSEIAVTQWAYPDSIKSAEYSPQIAAWGPIREAQDFRARHPDGRMGSDPAQATPEKGRALVMKAAKGLVQELDAFSRESTPGGNR; from the coding sequence ATGCTTTTACACCTGTCGACCTGGGCCGAAATCGGCGAATTCCTGCAACGCAGTCGTACCATCATTGTTCCGATCGGTTCGAATGAACAACACGGCCCCACCGGCCTTTTGGGTACCGACTGGATGTGTCCGGAAATCATTGCTCACGAAGCCCAGAAATCAGCGGACATACTGATTGCTCCTACCTTCAACATTGGCATGGCCCAACACCACCTGGGTTTCCCGGGCACCATTTCACTGCGTCCATCAACCTTCATCGCCGCCATTGGCGATTGGGTGCGGTCGCTGTCCGCGCACGGCTTCGAAAAAATCCTCTTCCTCAATGGCCACGGCGGCAATGTCGCCTCGATTGAAGCAGCATTTTCCGAACTCTACGCCGAGGCGAGCTTCGCACGACGTCCGGCGGGGTTTGCGCTGAAGCTGTGCAACTGGTGGGACCTCGAAGGCGTTGGCGAGCTGGCGCGGGAGCAGTTTCCAACGGGCCATGGCGTGCATGCCACCCCGTCGGAAATTGCCGTGACTCAATGGGCGTACCCGGACTCGATCAAATCGGCCGAGTATTCGCCGCAGATCGCCGCGTGGGGCCCCATCCGCGAAGCGCAAGACTTCCGCGCGCGCCATCCGGATGGTCGCATGGGCTCGGACCCGGCCCAGGCAACACCGGAAAAAGGTCGTGCGCTGGTGATGAAGGCAGCCAAGGGCCTGGTGCAGGAACTGGACGCCTTCAGCCGGGAGTCGACCCCCGGCGGCAATCGCTGA